In the Thermosipho japonicus genome, one interval contains:
- a CDS encoding GNAT family N-acetyltransferase yields the protein MSDLIVKLYDLDFSYDLPENILIKRPIGPEKIHVLEWTLKNFGKLWASEVDVAFSKNPISVFVAYEKESKDIVGFACYDTTSRGFFGPTGVLKEYRKKGIGKALLLRALQDMMNVGYAYAIIGDAGPVEYYKKAVGAIEIPDSSPGVYKDLLDK from the coding sequence ATGTCGGATTTAATTGTCAAATTATATGATTTAGATTTTAGTTACGATTTACCAGAAAATATTCTTATAAAAAGACCTATTGGTCCTGAAAAGATTCATGTTTTAGAGTGGACTTTAAAAAACTTTGGAAAACTTTGGGCAAGTGAAGTTGATGTTGCATTTTCAAAAAATCCCATATCCGTTTTTGTTGCATATGAAAAGGAAAGTAAAGATATTGTTGGGTTTGCTTGTTATGATACGACATCAAGAGGTTTTTTTGGACCAACCGGGGTTTTAAAAGAATATAGAAAGAAAGGTATTGGCAAAGCTTTGCTTTTAAGAGCATTGCAGGATATGATGAATGTAGGATATGCATACGCTATAATTGGGGATGCGGGACCTGTTGAATATTATAAGAAAGCAGTTGGAGCAATTGAAATTCCAGATTCTAGTCCAGGAGTATATAAAGATTTGCTAGATAAATAA
- a CDS encoding dihydrofolate reductase has translation MHLSMIVVTDMFGGFATSEYDRIEWGSKEDKAHFRELTTKIGTVIMGRKTYESIGFPLKDRLNIVLTSKNYKNSENLIFLNESPVQVIRFLEKNKINEAAVIGGKSVFKQFFPYIDKIYITIEPITLENAEKLSFPYQQFKLISTNILNEKGTILLEYSKL, from the coding sequence ATGCATTTATCTATGATTGTTGTTACAGACATGTTTGGAGGTTTTGCTACTTCTGAATACGATAGGATAGAGTGGGGTTCTAAAGAAGATAAAGCACATTTTAGAGAACTTACAACAAAGATTGGAACAGTAATAATGGGCCGAAAAACATACGAAAGTATTGGTTTTCCACTAAAAGATCGCCTAAATATCGTTCTTACAAGTAAAAATTACAAAAATTCAGAAAATCTTATTTTTTTAAATGAATCACCAGTTCAAGTGATAAGATTTTTAGAAAAAAATAAAATCAATGAAGCCGCAGTTATTGGTGGTAAATCAGTATTTAAGCAATTTTTTCCATACATTGATAAAATTTATATTACAATTGAACCAATTACTCTTGAAAATGCAGAAAAACTTTCTTTTCCATATCAGCAATTTAAGTTAATTTCAACTAATATTTTAAACGAAAAAGGAACTATTCTCCTGGAATATTCAAAATTATAA
- a CDS encoding sensor domain-containing diguanylate cyclase, which translates to MIYFLVILAFLLLILFLYSWRVLRLIKKVGCFDFSCRKIFEKNFLYRVYKIFNKYDDKKDNLNTLREIFDYIADVLEAQAWSLLLTPKGKKWRFIVWTYNFDDKPLESLGEYFQNNTPYNLNQIISEKRYYFISNILKMPYWKEVKGIDTISWCGIPLIYNGEVYAILNVDWYRKKRPKKVDRMLFDMITEELSKPILNFLKVKERLEEENIDLLTGLYNRRVLDYVDVSKYSYLIFLDLDKFKEVNDNFGHLVGDEVLRIISRRIKNTVKGDDLIIRYGGDEFIILINSTKEGLEKLIQRIKRHVSRNIHIQDKDVKVGISIGYCMLDKGLEYAIRIADERMYKDKNKN; encoded by the coding sequence ATGATATATTTTTTAGTTATATTAGCATTTTTATTGCTAATTCTATTTCTTTATTCTTGGCGAGTTTTAAGATTGATAAAGAAAGTTGGTTGTTTTGATTTTTCATGTCGAAAGATTTTTGAAAAAAATTTTTTGTATAGAGTGTATAAAATTTTTAATAAATATGATGATAAAAAGGATAACTTAAATACTTTAAGAGAAATATTTGATTATATAGCCGATGTATTAGAGGCTCAAGCTTGGTCGCTTCTTTTAACTCCGAAAGGAAAGAAATGGAGATTTATTGTATGGACTTATAACTTTGATGATAAGCCACTTGAGAGTTTAGGGGAGTATTTTCAAAATAATACACCATACAACCTTAATCAAATTATTTCCGAAAAGCGTTATTATTTCATTTCCAATATTTTGAAAATGCCGTATTGGAAAGAAGTTAAAGGAATAGACACAATTTCGTGGTGTGGTATTCCATTAATTTATAACGGAGAAGTCTATGCAATTTTAAATGTTGATTGGTATAGAAAAAAAAGGCCTAAAAAAGTTGACAGAATGCTTTTTGATATGATCACTGAAGAATTATCAAAACCAATTTTGAATTTTTTAAAGGTTAAGGAGAGATTAGAGGAAGAAAACATTGATTTACTAACAGGTTTATACAACAGAAGAGTTTTAGATTATGTAGATGTCAGTAAGTATAGCTATTTAATCTTTTTAGATTTGGATAAGTTTAAAGAAGTAAATGATAATTTTGGTCATCTTGTTGGGGATGAAGTATTAAGAATAATTTCAAGGAGAATAAAAAATACAGTAAAAGGTGACGATCTAATAATAAGGTACGGTGGGGATGAGTTTATCATTTTAATAAATTCAACTAAAGAAGGTCTTGAAAAATTGATACAAAGAATTAAACGCCATGTATCAAGAAATATTCATATTCAAGATAAAGATGTAAAGGTTGGAATATCAATTGGCTATTGTATGTTAGATAAAGGGCTTGAATATGCTATTAGAATAGCAGATGAAAGGATGTACAAAGATAAAAACAAAAATTAA